From the Euphorbia lathyris chromosome 6, ddEupLath1.1, whole genome shotgun sequence genome, one window contains:
- the LOC136232134 gene encoding G-type lectin S-receptor-like serine/threonine-protein kinase At1g11410 isoform X2 produces the protein MAAKKIILQYLLLLLHFPSFSSLDIITKNQTIKEGDLLISKNNKFAFGFFILGSSSYRYVGIWFHKISEPSVVWVANRNHPINGSSGFISINQYGNLVLYTDAVRKVPIWSTNVSSDVTDPYVAQLLDSGNLILLQGRSGRVLWQSFDYPTDTRLPGMKLGKNKKTGLEWSLTSWKSADDPGLGKFSVKIDSRALQIFLYKESKILWRAQLWPERKFSSVYSYSSELNEEEVYTVYYINDDSIVTRQMVDHTGQFKWLRWSESDGQWKEFWSVPKYPCDVYAHCSAFGKCSSSNSDAFECSCLPGYEPESSRDWYLRDASGGCVRKREESSSLCRHGEGFLKVEDAKFPDTSFALLHMNMSHLECEQECLRNCSCAAYVSIDKDESGYGCLTWYGELLDTMDHVDRGFDLYVRVDSIELENTVKSNVFLRKGLKILILSVTLAWLTIIIFAYLWIRRNKRVIKNKREKRLLDPASGSIYYKNTLVATELRQNTHPQDLSFFSRSTIVAATNNFSTTNKLGKGGFGTVYKGQLFDGQEIAVKRLSKNSGQGIEELKNEVMLIAKLQHRNLVKLVGSCIEGGEEMLIYEYLPNKSLDSFLFDQKRRSFLDWRKRLDIITGIARGILYLHQDSRLTIIHRDLKCSNILLDANMNPKISYFGMARIFRVDQIQEETNKVVGTYGYMSPEYALFGKFSVKSDVFSFGVILLEIVSAKKNNGFQEEDPSLTLIGHVWELWRKDRVMEIVDFSLEGSYAPHEVLRCIQIGLLCVQENPVDRPTMTEVLLMLGSETGVPTPKEPAFIYRTSSSSTSVEVGKRESSSINEVKQLILVLLNSWILET, from the exons ATGGCTGCCAAGAAAATTATTCTGCAATATTTGCTTCTATTACTTCATTTTCCATCATTCAGTTCCCTTGATATCATTACCAAAAATCAAACCATCAAAGAAGGCGACCTCCTGATCTCCAAAAACAACAAGTTTGCATTTGGATTCTTTATTCTAGGCAGTTCAAGTTACAGATATGTTGGAATATGGTTTCACAAAATTTCAGAACCATCTGTAGTATGGGTAGCAAACAGGAACCATCCTATAAATGGTTCTTCAGGGTTTATATCAATTAACCAGTATGGGAACCTAGTCCTATATACTGATGCAGTCCGAAAAGTTCCGATTTGGTCTACAAATGTTTCAAGTGATGTAACTGATCCTTATGTTGCTCAACTTTTGGATTCTGGAAATTTGATTTTGCTTCAAGGTAGAAGTGGTAGAGTTCTATGGCAAAGCTTTGATTATCCCACCGATACCCGTCTACCAGGAATGAAACTTGGGAAGAACAAGAAAACAGGCCTCGAATGGAGCTTAACATCGTGGAAATCAGCAGATGACCCAGGATTAGGCAAATTCTCCGTCAAGATTGACTCAAGGGCCCTACAAATCTTTCTATATAAAGAATCGAAAATTCTTTGGCGAGCACAACTATGGCCGGAAAGGAAATTTTCCAGTGTATACAGCTATAGTTCTGAACTCAATGAAGAGGAGGTGTACACAGTCTACTATATAAATGATGATTCCATTGTGACAAGACAAATGGTGGATCATACAGGACAATTCAAGTGGTTAAGGTGGAGTGAGAGTGATGGACAATGGAAAGAGTTTTGGTCTGTACCTAAATATCCATGTGATGTTTATGCACATTGCAGTGCCTTTGGTAAGTGCAGTTCTAGCAATTCTGATGCATTTGAATGTTCTTGTTTACCTGGTTATGAACCCGAATCCTCAAGGGACTGGTATCTAAGAGATGCATCGGGAGGATGCGTCAGGAAGCGAGAAGAATCTTCCTCGTTGTGCAGACATGGAGAAGGGTTTTTGAAAGTTGAAGATGCCAAGTTTCCAGACACGTCTTTCGCTTTGTTGCACATGAATATGAGTCATCTGGAATGTGAACAGGAATGCTTGAGGAATTGTTCCTGCGCTGCATATGTAAGCATAGATAAAGATGAATCAGGTTATGGATGTTTGACATGGTATGGAGAATTATTGGATACAATGGATCACGTTGATAGAGGATTTGATTTATATGTTCGTGTTGATTCAATTGAATTAG AAAACACAGTTAAATCAAATGTATTTCTCAGAAAGGGTTTGAAGATTTTAATACTTTCTGTCACTTTGGCATGGCTTACAATTATCATATTCGCTTATTTGTGGATAAGAAGGAACAAGAGAG taataaagaacaaaagagaaaaaagacTACTTGATCCAGCATCAGGTTCAATCTACTACAAGAATACTCTGGTGGCAACTGAGCTCAGGCAGAATACCCATCCGCAAGACCTGTCATTTTTCAGCCGCAGCACTATTGTTGCAGCCACTAATAATTTTTCTACAACTAACAAACTTGGCAAAGGAGGTTTTGGCACAGTATACAAG GGGCAGCTATTTGATGGTCAAGAAATTGCAGTAAAGCGATTATCCAAGAATTCAGGGCAAGGGATAGAAGAACTTAAAAATGAGGTTATGCTTATTGCCAAACTTCAGCACAGGAATCTCGTGAAACTGGTAGGATCCTGCATCGAGGGAGGAGAAGAGATGTTAATTTATGAATATTTGCCAAACAAATCCTTGGATTCATTTCTTTTTG ATCAAAAAAGAAGATCATTCTTGGACTGGAGGAAACGCTTGGACATTATAACGGGAATCGCACGTGGGATCTTATATCTTCACCAAGATTCAAGGTTGACAATCATTCATAGGGACCTAAAATGCAGCAACATTTTGCTAGATGCAAATATGAATCCAAAAATATCATATTTTGGAATGGCAAGAATATTCAGGGTTGATCAAATTCAAGAAGAGACAAACAAAGTGGTCGGAACATA TGGCTATATGTCTCCAGAATATGCATTATTTGGAAAATTTTCAGTAAAATCAGATGTTTTTAGTTTTGGGGTGATACTGTTGGAGATTGTGAGTGCCAAGAAGAACAATGGTTTTCAAGAAGAGGATCCTTCCTTGACCTTGATAGGACAT GTATGGGAATTATGGAGAAAAGATAGAGTAATGGAGATAGTTGATTTTTCACTAGAAGGATCATATGCTCCCCATGAAGTTTTAAGATGCATTCAAATTGGGCTCCTATGTGTTCAAGAAAATCCCGTGGACAGACCAACTATGACAGAAGTTCTTCTGATGTTAGGCAGTGAAACAGGTGTTCCTACTCCAAAAGAACCTGCTTTCATTTACAGAACATCTTCCAGCAGTACCTCTGTGGAAGTAGGGAAGAGAGAATCAAGTTCTATAAATGAG GTGAAGCAACTAATCCTTGTGTTGCTCAACTCTTGGATTCTGGAAACTTGA
- the LOC136232134 gene encoding G-type lectin S-receptor-like serine/threonine-protein kinase At1g11410 isoform X5, with the protein MAAKKIFLQCLLLTLHIPSYFSLDILTANKALKDGDLLVSKNGKFAFGFFTPGSSGYRYLGIWFHKISEPSVVWVANRNHPINGSSGFLSVNQYGNLVLYNDLDQKIPLWSTNVSGEATNPCVAQLLDSGNLILLQGRSGGILWQSFDYQTDTRLPGMKLGKNTKTGLDWSLTSWKSEDDPGIGEFSVKIDPRALQIFLYKKSKSLWRGYLWPARKFSNLYSYRTVLNQEEAYTIYSIADDSIVTRQTVDHTGSFRWLRWSESDGQWKEFWLVPKTPCDLYAHCGAFGKCSSSNSDAFECSCLPGYEPRSPRDWYLRDASRGCVRKREESSPFCRHGEGFLQVEDVKFPDSGFLKAEDANFPYTSAFAMFHMNMSHLECERECLRNCSCTAYTSIDDDESRNGCLTWYGELIDTNDHVGSGFDLYVRVDAIELAESTIQSNVFFRKGSKILILSVISAWLTIIIFSYSWILRNKRLMKKKAEKRIFDPTSGSIYYKNTLVANELRQSSLPQDISFVDLSTIVAATNNFSTTNELGHGGFGIVYKGQLFDGQEVAVKRLSKNSGQGIEEFKNEVMLIAKLQHKNLVKLLGCCIDGGEQMLIYEYLPNKALDSFLFDQTRRSFLDWRKRFAIITGIARGILYLHQDSRLTIIHRDLKCSNILLDANMNPKISDFGMARIFRIDQIQEKTKRVVGT; encoded by the exons ATGGCTGCCAAGAAAATTTTTCTGCAGTGTTTGCTTCTAACCCTACACATTCCATCATATTTTTCCCTTGATATCCTTACAGCAAACAAAGCCTTAAAAGATGGGGACCTTCTAGTCTCCAAAAATGGCAAGTTTGCCTTCGGGTTCTTTACTCCTGGCAGTTCAGGTTATAGATATCTTGGAATATGGTTCCACAAAATCTCAGAACCATCTGTAGTGTGGGTAGCAAACAGAAACCATCCTATCAATGGCTCTTCAGGGTTTCTATCAGTTAACCAATATGGGAACCTTGTATTATATAATGATCTTGACCAAAAAATTCCACTGTGGTCGACAAATGTTTCAGGTGAAGCAACTAATCCTTGTGTTGCTCAACTCTTGGATTCTGGAAACTTGATATTGCTTCAAGGAAGAAGTGGAGGAATTCTATGGCAAAGCTTTGATTATCAGACAGATACCCGTCTACCAGGAATGAAACTTGGGAAGAACACGAAGACGGGTCTAGACTGGAGCTTAACATCATGGAAATCAGAAGATGACCCGGGAATAGGAGAATTCTCGGTCAAGATCGACCCAAGGGCACTGCAAAtctttctatataaaaaatcaaaatctctTTGGCGAGGGTACCTATGGCCGGCAAGGAAATTCTCCAATTTATATAGTTATAGAACTGTACTCAATCAAGAGGAGGCGTACACGATCTACTCCATAGCTGATGATTCCATTGTCACAAGACAAACGGTGGATCATACAGGAAGCTTCAGGTGGCTAAGGTGGAGCGAGAGTGATGGACAATGGAAGGAATTTTGGTTGGTACCTAAAACGCCATGTGATCTGTATGCACATTGTGGTGCCTTTGGTAAGTGCAGTTCTAGCAATTCTGATGCATTTGAATGTTCTTGTTTACCTGGTTATGAACCCAGATCTCCGAGGGACTGGTATCTAAGAGATGCATCCAGAGGATGTGTTAGGAAGAGAGAGGAATCTTCCCCCTTCTGCAGACATGGAGAAGGGTTTTTGCAAGTTGAAGATGTCAAGTTTCCAGACAGTGGGTTTCTGAAAGCAGAAGACGCCAATTTTCCATACACTTCAGCTTTTGCTATGTTTCATATGAATATGAGTCATCTGGAGTGTGAAAGGGAATGCTTGAGGAATTGTTCCTGCACTGCATATACAAGCatagatgatgatgaatcacgGAATGGATGTTTGACATGGTATGGAGAACTAATAGACACAAATGATCATGTTGGCAGTGGATTTGATCTGTATGTTCGTGTTGATGCAATCGAATTAG CTGAAAGTACCATACAGTCAAATGTATTTTTCAGAAAGGGTTCGAAGATTCTAATACTTTCTGTCATTTCAGCATGGCTTACCATTATCATCTTTTCCTATTCGTGGATTCTGAGGAACAAGAGAT TAATGAAGAAAAAAGCAGAGAAAAGAATATTTGATCCTACCTCCGGCTCGATATACTACAAAAATACATTGGTCGCAAATGAGCTCAGGCAGAGCAGTCTTCCTCAAGACATATCATTTGTTGATCTTAGCACTATTGTTGCAGCCACTAATAATTTTTCTACAACTAACGAACTTGGGCACGGTGGTTTTGGCATAGTTTACAAG GGTCAGCTATTTGATGGACAAGAAGTTGCTGTAAAACGATTATCCAAGAATTCAGGGCAAGGGATAGAAGAATTTAAAAATGAGGTTATGCTTATTGCAAAGCTTCAGCACAAGAATCTTGTGAAACTTCTTGGATGCTGCATCGACGGAGGAGAGCAAATGTTAATTTATGAATATTTGCCAAACAAAGCCTTGGATTCCTTTCTCTTTG ATCAAACAAGAAGATCATTCTTGGACTGGAGAAAACGCTTTGCAATCATAACTGGAATTGCCCGTGGGATCTTATATCTTCACCAAGATTCAAGGTTGACAATCATTCATAGGGATCTAAAGTGCAGTAACATTTTGTTAGATGCAAATATGAATCCAAAAATTTCAGATTTCGGCATGGCTAGAATATTCAGGATTGATCAAAtccaagaaaaaacaaagagaGTGGTCGGAACATAG
- the LOC136232134 gene encoding G-type lectin S-receptor-like serine/threonine-protein kinase At1g11410 isoform X3 yields the protein MAAKKIFLQCLLLTLHIPSYFSLDILTANKALKDGDLLVSKNGKFAFGFFTPGSSGYRYLGIWFHKISEPSVVWVANRNHPINGSSGFLSVNQYGNLVLYNDLDQKIPLWSTNVSGEATNPCVAQLLDSGNLILLQGRSGGILWQSFDYQTDTRLPGMKLGKNTKTGLDWSLTSWKSEDDPGIGEFSVKIDPRALQIFLYKKSKSLWRGYLWPARKFSNLYSYRTVLNQEEAYTIYSIADDSIVTRQTVDHTGSFRWLRWSESDGQWKEFWLVPKTPCDLYAHCGAFGKCSSSNSDAFECSCLPGYEPRSPRDWYLRDASRGCVRKREESSPFCRHGEGFLQVEDVKFPDSGFLKAEDANFPYTSAFAMFHMNMSHLECERECLRNCSCTAYTSIDDDESRNGCLTWYGELIDTNDHVGSGFDLYVRVDAIELAESTIQSNVFFRKGSKILILSVISAWLTIIIFSYSWILRNKRLMKKKAEKRIFDPTSGSIYYKNTLVANELRQSSLPQDISFVDLSTIVAATNNFSTTNELGHGGFGIVYKGQLFDGQEVAVKRLSKNSGQGIEEFKNEVMLIAKLQHKNLVKLLGCCIDGGEQMLIYEYLPNKALDSFLFDQTRRSFLDWRKRFAIITGIARGILYLHQDSRLTIIHRDLKCSNILLDANMNPKISDFGMARIFRIDQIQEKTKRVVGTYGYMSPEYAIFGKFSVKSDVFSFGVIILEIVSAKKINGFQEIDPSLTLIGYNTGMGIMETKQRNGGS from the exons ATGGCTGCCAAGAAAATTTTTCTGCAGTGTTTGCTTCTAACCCTACACATTCCATCATATTTTTCCCTTGATATCCTTACAGCAAACAAAGCCTTAAAAGATGGGGACCTTCTAGTCTCCAAAAATGGCAAGTTTGCCTTCGGGTTCTTTACTCCTGGCAGTTCAGGTTATAGATATCTTGGAATATGGTTCCACAAAATCTCAGAACCATCTGTAGTGTGGGTAGCAAACAGAAACCATCCTATCAATGGCTCTTCAGGGTTTCTATCAGTTAACCAATATGGGAACCTTGTATTATATAATGATCTTGACCAAAAAATTCCACTGTGGTCGACAAATGTTTCAGGTGAAGCAACTAATCCTTGTGTTGCTCAACTCTTGGATTCTGGAAACTTGATATTGCTTCAAGGAAGAAGTGGAGGAATTCTATGGCAAAGCTTTGATTATCAGACAGATACCCGTCTACCAGGAATGAAACTTGGGAAGAACACGAAGACGGGTCTAGACTGGAGCTTAACATCATGGAAATCAGAAGATGACCCGGGAATAGGAGAATTCTCGGTCAAGATCGACCCAAGGGCACTGCAAAtctttctatataaaaaatcaaaatctctTTGGCGAGGGTACCTATGGCCGGCAAGGAAATTCTCCAATTTATATAGTTATAGAACTGTACTCAATCAAGAGGAGGCGTACACGATCTACTCCATAGCTGATGATTCCATTGTCACAAGACAAACGGTGGATCATACAGGAAGCTTCAGGTGGCTAAGGTGGAGCGAGAGTGATGGACAATGGAAGGAATTTTGGTTGGTACCTAAAACGCCATGTGATCTGTATGCACATTGTGGTGCCTTTGGTAAGTGCAGTTCTAGCAATTCTGATGCATTTGAATGTTCTTGTTTACCTGGTTATGAACCCAGATCTCCGAGGGACTGGTATCTAAGAGATGCATCCAGAGGATGTGTTAGGAAGAGAGAGGAATCTTCCCCCTTCTGCAGACATGGAGAAGGGTTTTTGCAAGTTGAAGATGTCAAGTTTCCAGACAGTGGGTTTCTGAAAGCAGAAGACGCCAATTTTCCATACACTTCAGCTTTTGCTATGTTTCATATGAATATGAGTCATCTGGAGTGTGAAAGGGAATGCTTGAGGAATTGTTCCTGCACTGCATATACAAGCatagatgatgatgaatcacgGAATGGATGTTTGACATGGTATGGAGAACTAATAGACACAAATGATCATGTTGGCAGTGGATTTGATCTGTATGTTCGTGTTGATGCAATCGAATTAG CTGAAAGTACCATACAGTCAAATGTATTTTTCAGAAAGGGTTCGAAGATTCTAATACTTTCTGTCATTTCAGCATGGCTTACCATTATCATCTTTTCCTATTCGTGGATTCTGAGGAACAAGAGAT TAATGAAGAAAAAAGCAGAGAAAAGAATATTTGATCCTACCTCCGGCTCGATATACTACAAAAATACATTGGTCGCAAATGAGCTCAGGCAGAGCAGTCTTCCTCAAGACATATCATTTGTTGATCTTAGCACTATTGTTGCAGCCACTAATAATTTTTCTACAACTAACGAACTTGGGCACGGTGGTTTTGGCATAGTTTACAAG GGTCAGCTATTTGATGGACAAGAAGTTGCTGTAAAACGATTATCCAAGAATTCAGGGCAAGGGATAGAAGAATTTAAAAATGAGGTTATGCTTATTGCAAAGCTTCAGCACAAGAATCTTGTGAAACTTCTTGGATGCTGCATCGACGGAGGAGAGCAAATGTTAATTTATGAATATTTGCCAAACAAAGCCTTGGATTCCTTTCTCTTTG ATCAAACAAGAAGATCATTCTTGGACTGGAGAAAACGCTTTGCAATCATAACTGGAATTGCCCGTGGGATCTTATATCTTCACCAAGATTCAAGGTTGACAATCATTCATAGGGATCTAAAGTGCAGTAACATTTTGTTAGATGCAAATATGAATCCAAAAATTTCAGATTTCGGCATGGCTAGAATATTCAGGATTGATCAAAtccaagaaaaaacaaagagaGTGGTCGGAACATA TGGCTATATGTCTCCAGAGTATGCTATATTTGGAAAATTTTCTGTGAAATCAGATGTTTTTAGTTTTGGGGTCATAATTCTGGAGATCGTGAGCGCCAAGAAGATCAATGGCTTTCAAGAAATTGATCCTTCCTTAACCTTGATAGGATAT AATACAGGTATGGGAATTATGGAGACAAAACAGAGGAATGGAGGTAGTTGA
- the LOC136232134 gene encoding G-type lectin S-receptor-like serine/threonine-protein kinase At1g11410 isoform X4 — translation MAAKKIILQYLLLLLHFPSFSSLDIITKNQTIKEGDLLISKNNKFAFGFFILGSSSYRYVGIWFHKISEPSVVWVANRNHPINGSSGFISINQYGNLVLYTDAVRKVPIWSTNVSSDVTDPYVAQLLDSGNLILLQGRSGRVLWQSFDYPTDTRLPGMKLGKNKKTGLEWSLTSWKSADDPGLGKFSVKIDSRALQIFLYKESKILWRAQLWPERKFSSVYSYSSELNEEEVYTVYYINDDSIVTRQMVDHTGQFKWLRWSESDGQWKEFWSVPKYPCDVYAHCSAFGKCSSSNSDAFECSCLPGYEPESSRDWYLRDASGGCVRKREESSSLCRHGEGFLKVEDAKFPDTSFALLHMNMSHLECEQECLRNCSCAAYVSIDKDESGYGCLTWYGELLDTMDHVDRGFDLYVRVDSIELENTVKSNVFLRKGLKILILSVTLAWLTIIIFAYLWIRRNKRVIKNKREKRLLDPASGSIYYKNTLVATELRQNTHPQDLSFFSRSTIVAATNNFSTTNKLGKGGFGTVYKGQLFDGQEIAVKRLSKNSGQGIEELKNEVMLIAKLQHRNLVKLVGSCIEGGEEMLIYEYLPNKSLDSFLFDQKRRSFLDWRKRLDIITGIARGILYLHQDSRLTIIHRDLKCSNILLDANMNPKISYFGMARIFRVDQIQEETNKVVGTYGYMSPEYALFGKFSVKSDVFSFGVILLEIVSAKKNNGFQEEDPSLTLIGHHTGMGIMEKR, via the exons ATGGCTGCCAAGAAAATTATTCTGCAATATTTGCTTCTATTACTTCATTTTCCATCATTCAGTTCCCTTGATATCATTACCAAAAATCAAACCATCAAAGAAGGCGACCTCCTGATCTCCAAAAACAACAAGTTTGCATTTGGATTCTTTATTCTAGGCAGTTCAAGTTACAGATATGTTGGAATATGGTTTCACAAAATTTCAGAACCATCTGTAGTATGGGTAGCAAACAGGAACCATCCTATAAATGGTTCTTCAGGGTTTATATCAATTAACCAGTATGGGAACCTAGTCCTATATACTGATGCAGTCCGAAAAGTTCCGATTTGGTCTACAAATGTTTCAAGTGATGTAACTGATCCTTATGTTGCTCAACTTTTGGATTCTGGAAATTTGATTTTGCTTCAAGGTAGAAGTGGTAGAGTTCTATGGCAAAGCTTTGATTATCCCACCGATACCCGTCTACCAGGAATGAAACTTGGGAAGAACAAGAAAACAGGCCTCGAATGGAGCTTAACATCGTGGAAATCAGCAGATGACCCAGGATTAGGCAAATTCTCCGTCAAGATTGACTCAAGGGCCCTACAAATCTTTCTATATAAAGAATCGAAAATTCTTTGGCGAGCACAACTATGGCCGGAAAGGAAATTTTCCAGTGTATACAGCTATAGTTCTGAACTCAATGAAGAGGAGGTGTACACAGTCTACTATATAAATGATGATTCCATTGTGACAAGACAAATGGTGGATCATACAGGACAATTCAAGTGGTTAAGGTGGAGTGAGAGTGATGGACAATGGAAAGAGTTTTGGTCTGTACCTAAATATCCATGTGATGTTTATGCACATTGCAGTGCCTTTGGTAAGTGCAGTTCTAGCAATTCTGATGCATTTGAATGTTCTTGTTTACCTGGTTATGAACCCGAATCCTCAAGGGACTGGTATCTAAGAGATGCATCGGGAGGATGCGTCAGGAAGCGAGAAGAATCTTCCTCGTTGTGCAGACATGGAGAAGGGTTTTTGAAAGTTGAAGATGCCAAGTTTCCAGACACGTCTTTCGCTTTGTTGCACATGAATATGAGTCATCTGGAATGTGAACAGGAATGCTTGAGGAATTGTTCCTGCGCTGCATATGTAAGCATAGATAAAGATGAATCAGGTTATGGATGTTTGACATGGTATGGAGAATTATTGGATACAATGGATCACGTTGATAGAGGATTTGATTTATATGTTCGTGTTGATTCAATTGAATTAG AAAACACAGTTAAATCAAATGTATTTCTCAGAAAGGGTTTGAAGATTTTAATACTTTCTGTCACTTTGGCATGGCTTACAATTATCATATTCGCTTATTTGTGGATAAGAAGGAACAAGAGAG taataaagaacaaaagagaaaaaagacTACTTGATCCAGCATCAGGTTCAATCTACTACAAGAATACTCTGGTGGCAACTGAGCTCAGGCAGAATACCCATCCGCAAGACCTGTCATTTTTCAGCCGCAGCACTATTGTTGCAGCCACTAATAATTTTTCTACAACTAACAAACTTGGCAAAGGAGGTTTTGGCACAGTATACAAG GGGCAGCTATTTGATGGTCAAGAAATTGCAGTAAAGCGATTATCCAAGAATTCAGGGCAAGGGATAGAAGAACTTAAAAATGAGGTTATGCTTATTGCCAAACTTCAGCACAGGAATCTCGTGAAACTGGTAGGATCCTGCATCGAGGGAGGAGAAGAGATGTTAATTTATGAATATTTGCCAAACAAATCCTTGGATTCATTTCTTTTTG ATCAAAAAAGAAGATCATTCTTGGACTGGAGGAAACGCTTGGACATTATAACGGGAATCGCACGTGGGATCTTATATCTTCACCAAGATTCAAGGTTGACAATCATTCATAGGGACCTAAAATGCAGCAACATTTTGCTAGATGCAAATATGAATCCAAAAATATCATATTTTGGAATGGCAAGAATATTCAGGGTTGATCAAATTCAAGAAGAGACAAACAAAGTGGTCGGAACATA TGGCTATATGTCTCCAGAATATGCATTATTTGGAAAATTTTCAGTAAAATCAGATGTTTTTAGTTTTGGGGTGATACTGTTGGAGATTGTGAGTGCCAAGAAGAACAATGGTTTTCAAGAAGAGGATCCTTCCTTGACCTTGATAGGACAT CATACAGGTATGGGAATTATGGAGAAAAGATAG